From the genome of Schaalia dentiphila ATCC 17982, one region includes:
- a CDS encoding alpha/beta hydrolase gives MAISWADILEWETGPLDSIGSDLLEASSGLRSAYEQGEGALQAVQSQGNAVTAMRATTISNLASLERALTNVNGALIAIEGARDGVATVMANINALQAYAEANDCTILSDGSVTGKGTENEQGEPSIALASISINIGKILKQADQVDTDLYHALSDINTDTYTDGDKKDNKVAGVPDHPKKDWTPSQVAAWWNSLPEKQQKHLIDHCPDEVRHLDGLPAVARDRANRNALDGYFDNKGKYRPGALADAEQAVKDAQKEYDDARTRISGEPRSGHMNSEELAAKEKLDRAKEAYQDLVAIKSQTDPSYRLTHGLAPAYLLDFDYDEKYKRTTAIVSSGNPDTATHVSTTVPGIGTNVRGDLGYYMKFNDRLRAQTAHAGVDPGNVATISYLGYVAPKNSGLDLIQAADIGYADRAAPKLARFEEGLRASADARGHQFTNTLLGHSYGSTTSGKSVPMMAAGTIDNFVMFGSPGSGVRNIDAYGLPEGHVYESSTPYGDAVQGLGPDASYGTNPRKLEGITHLSGDTTGSANYTVATGALSFDNHMSYFDEGTRTSQDFANIIAGGKQTTDEEWEALQTAQGKITELDRNPWMKQYMEPNEAETPPPTTPDSMPGDPLARHS, from the coding sequence CGACAACCATCTCGAACCTCGCCTCGCTTGAGCGCGCGCTCACCAACGTCAACGGTGCTCTCATCGCCATCGAAGGCGCACGCGACGGGGTCGCGACCGTCATGGCAAACATCAACGCCCTACAGGCATACGCTGAGGCGAACGACTGCACGATTCTCTCCGACGGTAGCGTCACCGGGAAGGGCACAGAGAACGAGCAAGGGGAACCGTCGATCGCCCTGGCTTCCATTAGCATCAACATTGGGAAGATCCTCAAACAGGCCGACCAGGTCGACACGGATCTCTATCACGCGCTCAGCGACATCAACACCGACACCTACACCGACGGGGACAAGAAAGACAACAAAGTCGCCGGCGTTCCCGACCACCCAAAGAAGGATTGGACGCCCTCCCAGGTTGCCGCCTGGTGGAACTCACTACCCGAGAAGCAGCAGAAGCACCTCATCGACCACTGCCCAGACGAGGTTCGCCACCTCGACGGCCTCCCCGCAGTGGCGCGAGACAGGGCTAACCGCAACGCCCTCGACGGCTATTTTGACAACAAGGGAAAGTATCGACCGGGTGCCCTTGCGGATGCCGAGCAGGCCGTCAAGGACGCACAAAAGGAATACGACGATGCCCGCACACGCATCTCCGGCGAACCGAGATCAGGCCACATGAACTCGGAGGAACTCGCCGCCAAAGAGAAGCTAGATCGAGCAAAAGAGGCATACCAGGACCTCGTAGCCATCAAGTCGCAAACGGATCCTAGCTATCGACTGACTCACGGCCTCGCCCCCGCCTACCTGCTTGACTTTGACTACGACGAGAAGTACAAGCGCACGACCGCGATCGTTTCCTCCGGCAACCCCGACACCGCGACCCACGTGTCAACCACCGTCCCCGGCATCGGCACAAACGTGCGTGGAGACCTCGGATACTACATGAAGTTCAATGATCGCCTGAGGGCACAGACCGCCCACGCGGGAGTCGACCCCGGAAACGTCGCGACGATCTCCTACCTCGGATACGTGGCACCGAAGAACTCCGGACTGGATCTTATTCAGGCGGCGGACATCGGCTACGCGGACCGGGCTGCACCCAAGCTGGCCCGCTTCGAAGAGGGACTGCGCGCGAGCGCAGACGCTCGGGGCCACCAGTTCACCAACACGCTCCTCGGCCACTCCTACGGCTCAACGACTTCCGGCAAGTCGGTGCCCATGATGGCCGCGGGGACCATCGACAACTTCGTCATGTTCGGTTCTCCCGGATCAGGCGTGCGTAACATCGATGCCTACGGTCTGCCCGAGGGCCACGTCTACGAGTCATCGACCCCCTACGGCGACGCTGTCCAAGGACTGGGTCCTGACGCCTCGTACGGAACCAATCCCCGCAAGCTGGAGGGCATCACCCATCTGAGCGGCGACACAACCGGCTCCGCCAACTATACGGTTGCGACCGGAGCATTGTCGTTCGATAACCACATGTCCTACTTCGACGAAGGCACCCGAACGTCTCAGGATTTCGCCAACATCATCGCCGGCGGCAAGCAGACGACGGACGAAGAGTGGGAAGCGCTCCAAACTGCTCAAGGCAAAATTACGGAGCTCGATCGCAATCCCTGGATGAAGCAATACATGGAACCCAATGAAGCGGAAACACCGCCACCTACGACGCCAGACAGCATGCCGGGAGATCCACTCGCACGCCACTCGTGA